From the genome of Francisella tularensis subsp. tularensis:
CTCTAGTTGGTTTAATAGAGTTTTATATCTGTGTTCATGGTATTATGGGAATAGTACATTATTTTGTACAAAGATACTTTCGTAGATTTATTAGTAATGTTGATAATTAAATTTATCAATAGGAAAGCATATCAAGATTTCTTTATTGCTAGAGGTTTCAAGAAATCATCAATATTACAGTGACTTTCAATAGGGTGTCTAAGCTTTTTATCTTTGTTGATAGTATAATGATTATTTCTACCAATCTTTGTTACAGTTAGATAGGCTGTCTCGGTTAGGTCACTTAGAATATTTAGGACCGCTCGTTCAGTGATCCCAACCTTGATAGCCATATCTCTAATAGTGATGTTTGGGTCACTATTAATGAGACATAACACATGCGAATGATTTGTTAAGAAAGTCCAACTTTGTTGTTTTTTTGTAGGCATTATCTATTATTTTAAAATTTTATTTTGTCTATTAATTATACTGGAGTATACGGTAAAGATGAATGATGAAGTACGATTTGTAGTTCACCATTAGCATTAGGTTTGAAACCCATTGTATAGTTTGCAACTACTTTGTTACCATTAGTTTGAGTTAAATGTTTGTTACATAACTATACCAATATTGTCTTCAACGATATAGCCGGCATTTTCAAATTCTAGATCTGCCCATGGTCCGATAGCAAAACCATTATCTTCAGGGTATTTATCATTGCCTGCAACAAAATAAGATACTGCACCTTCTAAGTCGCCTCTAAACATTTTCTTAGATGCTAGAGTTGGCTTAAAAAGAACTTCACTATTATCATAAGCATACATATCTTTGATAAAATCGTGAGCTAATTGCTTATAGTCTCCTCCTTCCCTATAAGTTTTAGAAATCTTTAATAAGCCATTTTTCCACTTAGCTAATGCCTTATCTATATCTTGTCTATTCATATTTTTCTCCTCTCTTGAACTATGAACTTTATTATATGTATTAAAGTTCATGTATTTTATTTCATAAAAGGCATTTGTAAAGTTTTTATAGTAAAAATCTTTTAAAAATCTTTATTAAGTTAGATAATCTATTACACGTAGATACAAAAAATATTATTATGCTATGAACATAGTAGATTCACATATTCATTTCTGGGATATAACCAATGGTTATAATGATTGGGTTAAAGATACCAATTTGCCAAAACTGGTAACACCAGAGAATTTAGAGGCGAGTGCTTTTGTGCATATAGAAGCTCACAGTGAGAAATTTGATCCTTTATGTGAATATAATTGGCTAAAATCTAAATTTAACAATAGTAATATTAAAGTAGTAGCTTTTGTTGATTTTACATTAGAAATTTCTCAGTTTGAAAAAAAGATCATATACTTATCTGAACATAATAATATCGTTGGCATACGCCAAATTATGTCAAAAACGTATAAATCAAAATATAGTCCATTTGAAAAATGTATACCTAAAGATTTAGAGCAAAAGTTAAAAATTCTAAGAGAACATAAACTTATTTTTGAAGCGCAAATGTATCCAGAGCAGTTTTTACCTCTTTTAGAAAAAATTAATAACTCTGGAGTGAAAATGGTGGTGGAACATTTTGGTCTACCTTTATTTGGGCGTAATAATAATCTAGCAGAGTGGCAAAGATTCATAAAAGAATGTAGTCAAAATACTAATTGGAATCTTAAGCTTTCTGGTTTTGATTTAAATAATCAAATGTCAAATGTAAAGAAAGCACTAGACTTTGTTTTTGAGAATATTTCATTTCATCAATTATGTTATGGTTCGAACTTTCCTGTTTCAAATCATGATGATTATAATTTTTGGCAGAAATTTTTGTATAAATACATTGATAATGATGAAATATCTAAACATGTGTTTAAAAATGTAGCTCGGAGGATTTACTTCAAAGAGGGCTAATATCTTCAGCAAATTTTTTAGCATTAGAAAAATCTATTTTATCTGGATTTTTTATATCAAAAATTAATTCCATAAGCATTTGTTTGTTTAGCTTAGGTAGGCAAGTTATTGTGGCTTGATTTTTATATTTGGGCATATGCCATTTATCAAATATTCTTTTATCAATGTCCTCTAGGACTATAGTAATAGCTTGAGGATTTTTCCATGCTTTTATATTGTTGTTTTTTAGGATTGTTAGAAAGGTTTCACTTTTATCTAAACATTCTTGATATCTTTGTATAAGCCCTTTTTTGGATCCTAAAGATAAAATTCTATTATATAACAATACCGCTGATAAACCATTTCTGCTGCCTCCTATCGTCATATCATCATTATCAATATATTCGACATAGTTTTGAGAAATATATTTTTTTTGTATTAGTAATATTCCTGAAGGCATCGGATTACCTAAGAATTTATGTCCACTAATATTCACCGATTGAAAATCTTCTCCAAGAATATAATCGTTTTTTAGCGGTAGAAAAGCACCATCAAATGCACCATCTAGATGTATATAGAAGTTATCTGTATACTTTTTAAAAATATTTCTAGCTTCTTTATAATTATCTATTGAGGATGTTATAGTTGAGCCAATTGTGGCAATAAAAATATATGCCTGATTTTTATTATAATTTTCTTTTAAGAAACTCTCTAGTGATCCTAAATCAATTTCTCCATTATTACGAGAAGTTATAACTTTATTTTTGATTGCTAATATATTTGCAGTTTTACTTACGCAATAATGAGCATAATCACTATATACCAAAGTTACATCATAAGCCTTAAAGTAGTTTCTAGCATTCCAAACACCATAAAGTATAGCTTCTGAACTGCAGCTTGCTATATATCCCCAAGAATCATTTGTATTAGACATATATAGCTTAAGAAAAAAGTTTATAACAGCTCTTTCGTGACCTAAAGTACTAAAAGGAGAGCCTTTACTATATGGATTGCCAATATTATTAAAATGCTCAGATATTAGCTCTTTACAGTTATCATAATCAAAATCTGTAGCGGTAGGGTAACCGACATAAACTTTTTTATTATGTCTTAGCCTAAGTTTTAAATCTTCAATATTTTTCATTTAAATAAAATCAATTATCTATATTTTTTTGTTAGTGTTTTAAATACTTCAAACTCCAAATGACAAGTATTTATCCTAGCAAACTGCTCTGCAGTCTTTTTAGATATCTCTTGAGGAATTTGTCTAATTTTTTGACCTGTAGCTAGAGTTTTTACTTCAATCTCAATAGCTTTTTCAAAATAATAGTGCTTATAAATTGCTTTTTCAATTGATTCTGCAGTTGTGATAATTCCATGATTATCTAATATCATCATGCTATTTTTTTCACCCAGACTAGCTGCGATTGCCTTACCTTCATTATCTAAAGCTAGTCCATCATAGTGGTGATAAGATACATCATCATAAAATCTTAATGATTGTTGATTAGTAAATTGCATACCGCATTCTAATGAGGAGAGTATTACAGCATATTTACTATGCGTATGGATAATAGCATTAATATCTTTTCTAGCATTATATGTTTCTAAATGGATATTGGCAGCTTGAGGCATTACTTTATAACCATTATCTGAAACTATTTCTCCATTAGGTGTTATGGTAACAATATTTTTTTTGGTAACTTTATCGAAGGTAACATTATGTGGTGTAATAATTACATTTCCATTAGGGAGCCTTGCTGATATATGTGTAGCTAATAGATCATCCCAACCATAATAATGTATTACATGATGACAAACTGCTAATTTCTTTCTGAGATTTTTTTCTGTAGACATATTTCAATAATTCCTTAAGACTTATATATTTTAAATTTTATCACCTAGTTATAAATTTAATCTAGCTTTAAATTATCATATATCTAAAGATTATTTTTTAGATACAAAAATATTATCTTTGATATAGAACCTGTATGGCATATCTTTTGCTTTTGATATACCAATTCTTTGTGTTTGAACTATATCAATTTCATTAATCAGATCATTATTATATCTAAGAAGAATAGAACTATCCTTATCAAGTAAATTGATACCATTATCTTTTAAGTTAATATTTAGTGCTTGGGTTAATTTTGCTGGACCTGAACATAAATCTATTAACTTAGTTTTTGATCTATTAAGCTGCATTTGTTCAATCCCAGCTATTGGTTCTAGCGCTCTTATAAGTATAGCTTCACCTATACCGACATCTGCTGTTACCACATTAAAACAATAATGCATTCCATAAGTAAAGTATACATAACTAGTACCTGCTTGTGCGTACATCATTGAATTTCTCTTTGTCCTATTGCTATATGAGTGGCAGGCGGGATCGTTATATAAATATGCTTCCGTCTCAACTATTTTCCCTATTAGTATTTTATTATTGTATTTACTAACTAAAAAATGTCCTAATAATTTTTTTGCAGCATCAATAGTTTTAAGTCGAAGAATTGCTTCTAAGTTGTTCATAATTTCAAATTAATATCATTTAATTATCATAAAATTTTAGCAAAATGCAGAGATATTGTATTGATTAAGCTGCAATCATTAGATAGTATCTACAAAGTTATAGCTAAATAATCGTGAGTAAATACAGATGTCTAAATTATTAGTTGTTATCAACATGCAAAAAGGTTTTGATTGCTCTGAGGCTAGAGCTGTAATACCAAATCTTAATAAATTTTATACCTATTTTGATAATGTTAGTTTTGTGATGTTTGAAAATAGGAAGAATTCACTTTTTGAAACTCAATTAAAATGGATTGATTTTCAAAATGAAGAAGATAGAAAGCTTATTGAAGGTGTAGAGATACCACAAAATGCGCATTTTACTCATCACCATAACTATACGGTATACAATGATGAGCTTAAAGCTTTAATAAAAAAACTTAAACCAGCAAAAGTCTATCTTTCTGGTCTATTCTCAGATGTTTGTTTATTAAAAACAGCTATGGATATGTTTGATGATGGGATTGTCCCTTATATTATCAAAGATCTAAGTGGGTCACCACATGGTGATATTGCACATGAAGTAGCATTTGCAGCTATGAAAGAAGGTTTAGGAGCTGATCGTATAATATCTACCAAAGAGATAAGCTAATGGATAGTATATATCAATCAATAGTATCATCATTTTATGACTATCAGTCGTATTTTGAATTAGTTGCTGCTGCAACTGGGGTAGCTGGAGTATATTTTTCATACAAGAGAAATATTCTAGTATATATTGTCAGTTTTATATCATCAGCGATATATGTATGTTTGCTATATGATTGGAAACTTTTTGGCGATATGTTACTGAATTTCTATTATCTGATAGCAAATGTCATCGGTTTTTTTGCTTGGATAAAACACTTTGAAGGTGATAGTAAGATTCATGTTTATGTAACAAAAGCAGATACTCATCAGAAGAAAGTTTCTTTATATATATTTATAATTACTTTTGTTCTTACCCCATTTATTTATGCACTCCAAAAACAAACTTCTATTATAGATTTACCTGTATATTCATTTATAGATGCCTTTGTTACCGCAATATCTTTTGCAGGAGTTTATTTGATGATAAAAAGAGCAATAGAGAGTTGGTACTTATGGGCTATAGCGGATATTATTTCAGTACCTCTATTTATTTATAAAGGTTACCATGTTACGGCTTTACAATATGCAATATTCTTAATATTGGTTTATCTAGGTTATAAAGAGTGGCTACGTGACTTTAATCAAAATAAATAATTTATACAATAAATAATTTAGAGAGAATTAATAATCTTAGTATAATTTGTTTAATATATGCAGTATTATTACTATAGTTATTTTATGATGTAAAGATATGCACAACGAGTCTTTGATTTCCATTTTCGTTTTTGTAATGCTGGGCATTCTAGTAGTTACAATAGTCCTAAAAAAACTAAAACAACCATATGTTGTAGCATATTTATTGACAGGAATATTATTAGGACCGTATGGATTAAGATTGATTCAAGATCAAGAGAATCTTGCAAGGTTAGGTGAAATAGGGGTTATCCTATTATTATTTTTTGCAGGGATGGAAGTCTCACCACGTAAATTTGCTGAAAACTGGCAAGTTCCGACTATTGGTACAATGCTGCAAATGCTAATAACAAGTCTAATAGTTTCTATAATTGGAGTAGCATTAGGATGGAGTATTGCAAAGATATTACTTTTTGGAGCAGTTATTAGCTTAAGTAGTACAGCTGTTGTGCTTAAATTATTAAATGATAGTGGCAGTATGAAGACTCGTCTAGGGCAAAATGTTTTAGGAATTCTTTTAATCCAAGATTTAGCAGTAGTGCCTATGCTTATTCTTGTAAGATTAATCGGAGGCGAGGAGCTATCAATCAGTCAAATAGTAACTCAAATTTTAGGTGGTATTCTTGTAATATCTATAGCAGCCATTATGGCGGTTAAAAAGAATATCAAAATATCTTTTATTTCTGTGTTGGGAAAGGACGAGGAAATGAGAGTTTTTGCAGCTCTAGTAATTTGTTTTGGGATGGCAGCACTTACAGAATCATTAGAATTATCATCTGCTTTGGGTGCATTTGTAGGGGGGATGATCGTTTCTACACTTGAAGAAACAGAGTGGGTTGGACATAGTCTTTCAACTGTTAAGACTATTTTTATGGCATTATTTTTTATATCTGTAGGAATGTTGATAGATTTAAAATTATTTTGGAATCATATATTTTTATTTATGGCATTATTGCTATTGATATATTCACTGAATACAACTATCAATGCTTTAATATTTAAAGCACTTAGACAGAGAACAGAAGAAGCATTGATAGGTGGAGCGATGTTATCACAAATAGGAGAGTTTAGCTTTGTATTGATTTCTATGGGTTTTGCATCAGGAATTTTAAGTTTAACAATATATCATTATTGTATTACGTTGATATCTTTATCGTTATTGTTTAGTCCATTATGGATTAGTGGTGTTAATCTCTATATTAAAAAGTATATTAAGAAAAAGCCTCAGAATTAATTATGTTAATAAGTTCTCGTGTATAGGCTTGTTCAATCTCTTTTCTATGCTCAACATAACAGTAGAAATTAGCTTAGATGTTTATAACATTTTCTTTATCGTTAAAAGTTTTTATTTCTATATATGGAGTGAAATCATTAATACCATAATTTTGAGTTTACTTTTACTAATAACCGAGCTTTTTGAAAAATCACTACTAAAGAAATATTTATCGGCAATAATTCTTTTAATTAATTGCTCAAGCTTTTGGGCAACTTCAAGAGGATCTTTCTCTATACTAATAAGCCAAGATACTTTATGTAAAGCAATATTTTCATCACTACTAAAAGTTTTAATAATACTTGTAATTACTATTTAAGAGTTTCCCAGTTGTTCTTTTATCACCATGCTCAATAGTTTCATACATCCTAAAATAAAATACTTTTATCTTACTAACATAGCCATGATAATTTTGTACCTCAATATAGTCACCCTCAGAAAATAGGCTGCGCCAATTGATGATAATCCAACCAACAAAATTCATAACAGTTTCTTTATTAACGATTATCAGACCAGCTGCAACTAAACTTAACATCGTAAATAAGTTAGTTATTCCACCAAGCCAAATTTTTATAACAACTAGGAAAAAAATAATTATACTTAAATAAATTACTCGCGATTTAATTTTTTTGATTTGTTTAGTAGATGTTGCGCGTTTTTTTAGTAAGTAAAAAGCTAAGCTAGCGACTATAGTTATTAATACTATATTGATAAACGTTGATATTATGTTGAAAAGCATTTCATTATATAAAGGCATATATCAACTTCAAAATCTTAAATTACTACTTAGTTATATTATAACTTAAAATCAAAAACTAGGAGTTTAAATAATAGCAGTTATCGTTGTTTGGTATTTGCTTAATTTATTAATCAAGCCCAAAATTTGAAGTTTTTCTGTTTTTCACTAAAATTTTGTTTTATAAATTACTAAATCAAATTATCAAACAGCTATTTTTTATTAGTAGAGTTGCTTTATGATTGAAAAATCTGATATTTAATCGCAAATTGGGGTAATTTTCTATATCCTATATACTTATTGATTAGATACTATTTTATATGTTAATACAATATGAAGTCTACAAAATATAGTCTAGTCATAGGTTGGAGTATTTGGTGTATTGCTGCAATTTTTTATGGGTTAGATTATTTTCAACATACTACTGCACCAAGTGTTTTAGTTAAGCCAATAGCCGCAACTATGCAGGTAGGAATAGAAGATACTGCTTATATTATGAGTATATATTTTCCTATTTATGCAATATCACAAGTTCCAGCTGGAATTCTACCTGATAAGTACGGCTCAAAAATAATGTTATCAATTTCATGCTTAGTTATGAGTTTAGGCATATTACTGTTTAGTTATGATCCAAATTTAGTAACAATGTTTATCGGTAGAATACTTATAGCTGCAGTAGCTTTTATTGGCACACTGAAAGTGGCTGCTGATGTCTTACCTGAAAGAGCATTTCCAATTGCTGTAGGTCTGACAAATACTATAGGAGTTTTAGGTGGGATATTTGGACAAATATTTTTGAATTACCTTGTTATTCTGCATGGCTGGCAGTTTGCTTTAGTATTGATAGGATATTTTGGTATATTTTGGAGTATCATAATTATAGTTCTATTAAAGTCTCCAAATATTGATAATACAAGTATCAATAATTATAAGTTTAAATATTTAAGTTTTGCCCAAAGTTTAAAATTATTATTAAATAAAAAACTTTGGTTTTTAGCACTTTATGCTGGTTTAATGGTTGGTATAGTAGTCAATTCTTTTTCTGAGTTATATGATGTTCTATTTTTAGAGCAAGCGTATGATCTATCACAGCATCTAGCAGCTAAAGTAAGTGTAATGATGTTTATAGGTATAGCAGTTGGAGGTCCTTCCCATGGCTTCATTGCTAGCTTATTTGGTGAGAAAAGAATATGGATGTTAGTTTGTAATATTATGACAATACTAGCATTTTCAGTAGTTATAATTTTTGCTGATTTTATTTCAGTAGATAATTTATACATAATTTTCTTTGTTATTGGTTTTAGTGTATCGAGTATGCTTTTAGTGTTTTCAGTGGTTGAGGAAATATTTCCACCGCAGATTAAGGCTACTGCATTAGCAATTGTTAATATGGTTATAGGGCTGTGTGGAGCTATTTTTCAATATTTGATTAGTTATATTAGCGTTTATTTAAATGGTGGACCTTTGACCGGAGAGATAAATGCTAATGTTTTTGATCGCGCTTTTATATATTTGATAATCCCACTTTTATTAAGCACTATTATAATCTTTACTATTGTAGTAGAAAAATACAGAACTAGAGAAATTAGTCTTAAGAGTTTAAGTAAGTTCTAAAATCTATTATATCTTGTCTAAGAATATAATCTCTTTGGTTGAGCGACAGAAAGTTTCTTTTATTAAAAATACACTAATTAATACACCTAAAGCTGTAAAGCCTAGTAGAATACTTAGACTTGTTTGATAACCTGCGATGGTTGGATTTTTACCTTGATTTGATACCAAATCAAAAATACTACTAACTATTGGTGAGCCAATACCTACGGATAACATAATCAAGAAATTATTAACTCCAAGTGCAGCAGCTCTATAGTTATATTTAGACTGCTCTGCTATTATAGCAAAACCAATACTTTGTCCACTAGCACCTAAGCCTAAACAGATAAAAGCTAAATAGAGTATACCTTGACTGATAGGAAAAAATATTATTGTTGATAATGATACAAAAGTTAGACAAATTGCAAAAATCATTACCGGTTTTCTTCTTTTTATATAATCAGATATTGCACCTAAACTAGGGCAACCAATACCATATCCAAGCCAAGCTAGAGTTATTAAATATGAACTAAATTTTGCGTCAAAGCCATTTAGCTGTAAAAAACTTTTGGTAGCATTTTCTGATAGGTATTCAATTGCTAAGTAAGTTGTTGCCGAAAAGGTTGCTATTAACCAAACTTGTTTATTAGTGAATATGCTTCTTACTTCAGTTAATAATGACTGAGGCATTGGTAAAATGATAAATCTATTTTTACCACTATTACTTGATTGGTCATTATTTTTAACTACAAGTATAGTTATAGCGGCTAGAACAATACCAATAATTGCTAAGACAACAAATACATATCGCCAGTCTATACCACCAGCTTGAGATAGAGATTCTAGAGGTCCTGCAGCTAGCATCGGTCCTAGCACACCGATAAATTGTGAAAGTCCAATAAATAGCCCTATATGCCGATTTGGTAACCATTCGTAAACAGCAATTAGCAGACATAAAAAACCAAAAGAAGCACCGAAACCTATCATTATTCTATAGATTAACGCAGCAGCAAAACTATTGCATAGACCAAATAAGCCGACACCTAAAGCACAAACTAATATCGCTAGTGTAAGAGCTTTTTTTAGACCTAGTTTATCAGTAATTATACCAACAGGAATTTGCATAACTCCATAGGTGAGTTGATATGCTGTAGAGCTTAAAATACTAAATGTTAAAATACTCAAGTCTAAATCAGCTATTATCTGATGTTCAAATGTTCCTAATATTGTTCGAAGTAGGAACTCGTACATAAAAAATATAGCACATGTTAACCATATTGTTATGGCTAAAAAAGATAATTTATTATTCATCACTAAAGTTTTCTTTTGTTATTTCTTCCCAATCTTCTATTTTTGCCTCTGCTTTCTCATCATCTTGGAAAGATGAAATTTTAAATACTAGATCGCCTTCCTTAATCATTGGGTAATTATTTATGCCAAGTATGATTCCATCAATAGGTGACTTTAGATAAATGCTTTCATCATTCCCAAATGGATCTATTAGCTTACCTATTTTTTGACCTTCTTTGACCCTTGTGCCAAGCTCTATTTCTGTTCTGAGTATCCCTGGTTTGTCAGAGACTGTCCATTCAGTATCTTCTGATACTAATGGTTTGAGTTGTTGGATGAATTCTTGGTCTTCGAGCAGAGCTATTTTACGCATAACATTTTGTATACCTGCTATACCAACATTGATAGCTTCTTCACCAAATTTATTTGCCTCACCAGCTTCATAGCAGATAAAAGGGATATCTAGGTCTTGATGAATTTTTCGAATACTAGATTGATTCATATTTACCGCGATAATTACAGGTGCTTGAAAAGCTCTGGCCATTTTTATAGACTCTTCATCTTCACCATTGAAGTATACTTGTGGAAGTATCTCGTGATTTATAGCTCCTGTTTTAATTTGGATAGAATAGTTTGCTTTTTTTATAATCTCTTGGGTTATTCTATAAGCATAACGGTGCATATATGAGCCATTCTCATCCCCTGGAAAAGCTTGTTCTAGAGTAGGGTTATGCTTGATACTATGGACTAAACCAAAAACATTTAGTACCGGAATAGCTACGATTGTACCATTTAACTGTTTAGGATTGGTTTTTTCTAAAAGAGAGTTGATAATTTCGATACTGTTAAATTCATCACCATTAACCATACCAAAAATTAATATACATGGACCCTCATTAACACCATTAAGAATCTTTGTTGGCAGATACATTGGAGCACAAGAATATTGGCTAGGTAATGGCATTGCTAATGTAGCCATTTCTCCAGGCTGAAAGGTATTATCAAAAATTTTAAATTTCATAAGTTTTTATATTAGATTTAATTTATCTGATTTAAAGATAACGATAGTATAATAAAGTGAAAATGTTAATTCAAAAAAGCGCTATAGTCCGAGTACTACCTGTGTAAACAATAAAATAATTATCGAAATATTCTTTTTAGGCTTTTTTAAAATTAAAAAAAACATTAGAATTAGTATTTTGTAAGGTGTGTGAATTTTTAAGGTTATAAGATGTCAGAAGATTTGATGATTTTTAGCGGTAATGCTTCTAAAAAGCTTGCTAGTGAAGTAGCTAAAGAGCTAGGTGCAACTCTTGGTAATGCAACGGTTGATAGGTTTAAAGATGGCGAAATACATGTTGTCCTAAACGAGAATGTGCGTGGTAAGGATGTATTTGTAATCCAATCAACTTGTCCACCATCTGATAATTTGATGGAACTTATTCTATTAATAGATGCGCTTAAAAGATCATCAGCAGAGAGGGTAACAGCAGTATTACCATATTTTGGCTATGCTAGGCAAGATAGAAGATCAAAATCAGCGAGAGTGCCTATATCTGCTAAAGTTGTCGCAAATCTTCTTCAAGCTGTTGGCTTAGATAGGATATTATCAGTAGATATTCATGCTGAGCAAATCCAAGGATTCTTTGACATACCATTTGATAATGCTTTTGCAACTAAAATATTCCTAGAATATGTGCGTAAAAATCCAGAGAAATATCAAAATATCAAAATAGTATCACCTGACATGGGTGGTGTGGTTAGAGCTAGATCTGTAGCTAAAAACTTAGGTGTTGAGATTGCTGTAGTTGATAAAAGAAGACCTAAACCAAATGTTGCAGAGGTTATGAACATAATTGGCGAAGTTGATGGCAAACATTGTATACTTGTTGATGACATTATGGATACTGGTGGCACAATGTGTCAAGCAGCAAAAGCATTGATAGAGAAGGGTGGAGCTGCTAAAGTATCAGCATTTTGTATACATCCATTACTTTCTGGCGATGCGATTAAGAATATCGAGGATTCAGCAATTGATGAGCTCATAGTTACTGATTCTATACCTCTTAAACCTCATGCTGAAGCATGTAGCAAAATCAAAGTCATAACATTAGCACCATTACTTGCTCAAATTGTTGAAAAAACTAATGGAGAGGAATCAGTTAGTGATATTTTCCGTATTGATGGCTTAGTTGATTAATTACTTGCATTAATAAATATAATCTACTACAATACAACAGTTAATCTAGGGTCGCATAGATTAAGTTTATTTGTTTAAAAATTAATAAGGAATCTAACAATGGCAAATTTTGTTCTTAAAGCTGAAAAGAGAGAAGACTTAGGTACTGGTGCGAGCCGCCGTCTAAGAAGAGCTGGTAAAATCCCAGCTGTTATATATGGTGGTGAAAAAGAAGCGGTATCTGTATTACTTGATCATGATAAAGTACTACACTCAACAGAAGACAAAGCGTTTTTCTCAAGTGAGATAACTTTGGATATCGATGGTAAACAAGAAAAAGTAATTATCAAAGCATTACAAAGACATCCATATAAAGTTAAGCTTATCCACGCTGACTTTATGAGAGTATAACTATTTCATCTTTATATTTATTTCCATAATATATTTTTCTATTAAAAAATTCTTGTGTTAAACTAGTAAATTAGTTGTAACGATACACTAATTAAATGAGTACTTATACTGTAGTTATTATCATATTTATACTTATTTGTATATCTGCTTTTTTCTCAAGCTCTGAGACA
Proteins encoded in this window:
- a CDS encoding helix-turn-helix transcriptional regulator; this translates as MPTKKQQSWTFLTNHSHVLCLINSDPNITIRDMAIKVGITERAVLNILSDLTETAYLTVTKIGRNNHYTINKDKKLRHPIESHCNIDDFLKPLAIKKS
- a CDS encoding DNA-3-methyladenine glycosylase, with protein sequence MNNLEAILRLKTIDAAKKLLGHFLVSKYNNKILIGKIVETEAYLYNDPACHSYSNRTKRNSMMYAQAGTSYVYFTYGMHYCFNVVTADVGIGEAILIRALEPIAGIEQMQLNRSKTKLIDLCSGPAKLTQALNINLKDNGINLLDKDSSILLRYNNDLINEIDIVQTQRIGISKAKDMPYRFYIKDNIFVSKK
- a CDS encoding mechanosensitive ion channel domain-containing protein, giving the protein MPLYNEMLFNIISTFINIVLITIVASLAFYLLKKRATSTKQIKKIKSRVIYLSIIIFFLVVIKIWLGGITNLFTMLSLVAAGLIIVNKETVMNFVGWIIINWRSLFSEGDYIEVQNYHGYVSKIKVFYFRMYETIEHGDKRTTGKLLNSNYKYY
- a CDS encoding isochorismatase family protein gives rise to the protein MSKLLVVINMQKGFDCSEARAVIPNLNKFYTYFDNVSFVMFENRKNSLFETQLKWIDFQNEEDRKLIEGVEIPQNAHFTHHHNYTVYNDELKALIKKLKPAKVYLSGLFSDVCLLKTAMDMFDDGIVPYIIKDLSGSPHGDIAHEVAFAAMKEGLGADRIISTKEIS
- a CDS encoding class II aldolase/adducin family protein, giving the protein MSTEKNLRKKLAVCHHVIHYYGWDDLLATHISARLPNGNVIITPHNVTFDKVTKKNIVTITPNGEIVSDNGYKVMPQAANIHLETYNARKDINAIIHTHSKYAVILSSLECGMQFTNQQSLRFYDDVSYHHYDGLALDNEGKAIAASLGEKNSMMILDNHGIITTAESIEKAIYKHYYFEKAIEIEVKTLATGQKIRQIPQEISKKTAEQFARINTCHLEFEVFKTLTKKYR
- the pnuC gene encoding nicotinamide riboside transporter PnuC; this encodes MDSIYQSIVSSFYDYQSYFELVAAATGVAGVYFSYKRNILVYIVSFISSAIYVCLLYDWKLFGDMLLNFYYLIANVIGFFAWIKHFEGDSKIHVYVTKADTHQKKVSLYIFIITFVLTPFIYALQKQTSIIDLPVYSFIDAFVTAISFAGVYLMIKRAIESWYLWAIADIISVPLFIYKGYHVTALQYAIFLILVYLGYKEWLRDFNQNK
- a CDS encoding amidohydrolase family protein, with product MNIVDSHIHFWDITNGYNDWVKDTNLPKLVTPENLEASAFVHIEAHSEKFDPLCEYNWLKSKFNNSNIKVVAFVDFTLEISQFEKKIIYLSEHNNIVGIRQIMSKTYKSKYSPFEKCIPKDLEQKLKILREHKLIFEAQMYPEQFLPLLEKINNSGVKMVVEHFGLPLFGRNNNLAEWQRFIKECSQNTNWNLKLSGFDLNNQMSNVKKALDFVFENISFHQLCYGSNFPVSNHDDYNFWQKFLYKYIDNDEISKHVFKNVARRIYFKEG
- a CDS encoding cation:proton antiporter → MHNESLISIFVFVMLGILVVTIVLKKLKQPYVVAYLLTGILLGPYGLRLIQDQENLARLGEIGVILLLFFAGMEVSPRKFAENWQVPTIGTMLQMLITSLIVSIIGVALGWSIAKILLFGAVISLSSTAVVLKLLNDSGSMKTRLGQNVLGILLIQDLAVVPMLILVRLIGGEELSISQIVTQILGGILVISIAAIMAVKKNIKISFISVLGKDEEMRVFAALVICFGMAALTESLELSSALGAFVGGMIVSTLEETEWVGHSLSTVKTIFMALFFISVGMLIDLKLFWNHIFLFMALLLLIYSLNTTINALIFKALRQRTEEALIGGAMLSQIGEFSFVLISMGFASGILSLTIYHYCITLISLSLLFSPLWISGVNLYIKKYIKKKPQN
- a CDS encoding histidine decarboxylase; protein product: MKNIEDLKLRLRHNKKVYVGYPTATDFDYDNCKELISEHFNNIGNPYSKGSPFSTLGHERAVINFFLKLYMSNTNDSWGYIASCSSEAILYGVWNARNYFKAYDVTLVYSDYAHYCVSKTANILAIKNKVITSRNNGEIDLGSLESFLKENYNKNQAYIFIATIGSTITSSIDNYKEARNIFKKYTDNFYIHLDGAFDGAFLPLKNDYILGEDFQSVNISGHKFLGNPMPSGILLIQKKYISQNYVEYIDNDDMTIGGSRNGLSAVLLYNRILSLGSKKGLIQRYQECLDKSETFLTILKNNNIKAWKNPQAITIVLEDIDKRIFDKWHMPKYKNQATITCLPKLNKQMLMELIFDIKNPDKIDFSNAKKFAEDISPL